From Candidatus Eremiobacteraceae bacterium, one genomic window encodes:
- a CDS encoding acetate/propionate family kinase: MALDPLADVRILCLNSGSSSLKYAIYEMPAEQLLGSGEEDITSARDQPAALRSVLDSVKRQGLQLDAIGHRVVFGGPEHMEPQRVDSELIASLERLVEFDPTHTAALTAMRYVAAHVPEVPAVACFDSAFHKDMPAVAQSYPLPSDLGPMVRRFGYHGLSYEYVVSAIPPLERTLIAHLGNGASLAAIRNGRSIDTTMGFSPLGGVMMGTRPGDLDPGVLIYLLRAKRLDAEALSELLNSRSGLLGVSGTADMRELLRRAAGDRAAQDAISLYVYIAVKHIGALVAVLGGLDQFVFTGGIGEHAAPIRKAICAGCAYLGVVIDDQLNDANAACISAASSRVAVLVVATNEDLMIARHVSALLSAERPTQRR; encoded by the coding sequence GCAGCTCCTCGGAAGCGGGGAGGAAGACATCACGAGCGCCCGCGACCAGCCGGCGGCGTTGCGTTCGGTGCTTGATTCGGTCAAGCGGCAAGGACTTCAACTCGACGCCATCGGCCATCGCGTCGTGTTCGGCGGTCCCGAGCACATGGAACCGCAGCGCGTCGACAGCGAGCTCATAGCGTCGCTTGAGCGCTTGGTCGAATTCGACCCCACGCACACCGCGGCGCTCACGGCGATGCGCTACGTGGCCGCCCACGTGCCGGAAGTGCCGGCAGTCGCGTGCTTCGACTCTGCCTTCCACAAGGATATGCCCGCGGTCGCACAGAGCTATCCGCTGCCGAGCGATCTAGGACCGATGGTGCGCCGATTCGGGTATCACGGGCTGTCATACGAATACGTCGTGAGCGCTATCCCCCCACTGGAACGCACGCTGATCGCCCATCTGGGAAACGGGGCAAGTCTCGCGGCGATACGAAACGGCAGGTCCATCGACACGACCATGGGATTCAGTCCGCTCGGCGGGGTGATGATGGGGACGCGTCCGGGCGACCTCGATCCAGGCGTGTTGATCTATCTGCTGCGCGCCAAACGCCTCGACGCGGAGGCGCTGTCCGAACTGCTCAATTCCCGGTCTGGACTGCTCGGCGTTTCCGGCACGGCGGACATGCGTGAGCTATTACGTCGCGCAGCCGGCGATCGAGCCGCACAGGATGCGATCAGTCTATACGTGTATATCGCCGTCAAACACATCGGTGCGTTGGTAGCCGTGCTGGGCGGTCTCGATCAGTTCGTTTTCACCGGAGGCATCGGCGAGCATGCGGCGCCGATCAGAAAAGCCATCTGCGCCGGCTGCGCCTATCTTGGAGTCGTCATCGACGACCAGCTCAACGACGCAAACGCCGCGTGCATCTCCGCGGCAAGCAGCCGCGTCGCCGTTCTGGTCGTCGCGACGAACGAAGATCTCATGATCGCCCGCCACGTGTCTGCGCTCCTGTCCGCGGAAAGACCAACCCAGCGCCGGTGA